In one window of Chryseobacterium viscerum DNA:
- a CDS encoding porin, whose protein sequence is MKKLLTFIGLALISSSVYSQGSPDYGNGLKINLNPDGDKFVRFILWDQLWLRNTSMNPGSMVGSEPTDNSWSIGNRRLRALAYAQVSKRYMILLHFGINNQTFINGGATGTSGTGGYGNGKKTQLFFHDAWNEYAVILPGEAGKFSLSLGAGLHYYMGLSRMTMASTLNFLTLDSPVFSWPLIDNSDQFARQLGMFAKGKYGKLEYRFSLNKPFATDLIPVNVTDPSKAVAVDNNGNPSFSKAGYVEYQFLDEESNTLPYKVGSYLGTKKVFNIGAGFYHQADGTRTSVNSNIEKHDITLFAVDTFADIPLGEAKNKMAVSAYAGYYNYNFGPNYVRNLGTMNIAASDPNFIGNKAIAGPGNLQPTIGTGNIIYAQAGLLLPSQAEKPKIRIQPFAAYTHKSFEAFDKSSSQFDVGANWFIDGHHAKITTQYSTRPVYTSPTESPSSKGEFIVQFQIYL, encoded by the coding sequence ATGAAGAAATTACTCACATTCATTGGATTAGCTTTAATCAGCAGTTCTGTATACTCACAAGGTTCTCCTGATTATGGCAATGGCTTAAAAATAAACCTCAACCCGGATGGTGATAAATTCGTCCGATTTATTTTATGGGACCAGCTTTGGCTGAGAAACACCTCTATGAATCCCGGAAGTATGGTAGGCAGTGAGCCCACAGACAACTCCTGGAGTATAGGAAACAGGCGATTACGCGCTTTAGCCTATGCACAAGTCTCTAAAAGATACATGATCCTCCTTCATTTCGGAATCAACAACCAAACCTTCATCAATGGTGGAGCCACAGGTACTTCCGGTACAGGAGGTTACGGAAACGGAAAGAAAACCCAGTTATTTTTTCATGATGCCTGGAACGAATATGCAGTTATTTTACCTGGAGAAGCGGGAAAATTCAGTTTATCTTTAGGAGCAGGACTTCATTACTACATGGGACTTTCCCGCATGACGATGGCTTCTACACTTAATTTTCTCACATTAGATTCTCCCGTTTTTTCATGGCCTTTGATTGATAACTCGGACCAATTTGCGAGGCAGCTGGGAATGTTTGCGAAAGGTAAATACGGTAAACTGGAATATCGTTTCAGTTTAAACAAACCTTTTGCAACAGATCTTATCCCTGTAAATGTAACAGATCCTTCAAAAGCTGTTGCAGTAGACAACAATGGAAATCCCAGTTTTTCAAAAGCGGGATATGTGGAATATCAGTTCCTTGATGAGGAATCAAACACGCTTCCATACAAAGTGGGATCTTATCTGGGAACAAAGAAAGTCTTCAATATAGGAGCCGGTTTCTATCATCAGGCAGACGGAACAAGAACTTCTGTAAACTCAAACATTGAGAAGCATGACATTACTCTTTTTGCAGTAGATACTTTTGCAGATATTCCTTTGGGAGAAGCGAAAAACAAAATGGCCGTTTCTGCTTATGCAGGATATTATAACTACAATTTCGGGCCAAACTATGTAAGAAATCTGGGAACAATGAATATCGCAGCTTCAGATCCCAATTTCATCGGAAATAAAGCCATCGCAGGACCAGGAAACCTGCAACCAACCATCGGGACAGGTAATATTATCTATGCACAGGCAGGTTTGCTATTACCAAGTCAAGCAGAAAAGCCAAAAATCAGAATACAGCCTTTTGCAGCCTATACTCACAAAAGTTTTGAGGCTTTCGATAAATCTTCCTCACAGTTTGATGTAGGAGCCAATTGGTTTATAGACGGACATCATGCGAAAATCACTACTCAATATTCAACACGACCTGTTTATACAAGTCCTACCGAAAGTCCTTCTTCTAAAGGGGAATTTATTGTACAGTTTCAAATCTACTTGTAA
- a CDS encoding DUF6814 family protein, which yields MNGLKKILGIVWIAIAVIVGYFGITVLGIPKITSGKQEDLVFGIIILFVLMPIISGGMVIFGYYALKGEYSDDKI from the coding sequence ATGAACGGACTAAAAAAAATATTAGGCATTGTCTGGATTGCAATTGCAGTAATTGTAGGTTATTTCGGAATTACAGTATTGGGAATCCCGAAAATAACATCCGGAAAACAGGAAGACCTTGTTTTCGGCATCATCATTCTCTTTGTATTGATGCCGATTATCTCGGGCGGAATGGTCATTTTCGGTTACTATGCCTTAAAAGGAGAATATTCTGACGATAAAATTTAA
- a CDS encoding response regulator transcription factor yields the protein MRKIIIADDEHKILMSLEYSFKKNGYDVYIARDGTEVLEFLKTMVPDVILLDIMMPNLDGYSTLDLIKQDEKLKDTKVIFLSAKNNPRDIERGLEMGADAYVTKPYSIKKLMQQIEEMF from the coding sequence ATGAGAAAGATAATCATTGCGGATGACGAACACAAAATATTAATGTCGTTAGAATACAGCTTTAAGAAAAACGGATACGATGTCTATATTGCCCGTGACGGAACAGAAGTCCTTGAATTTCTTAAAACAATGGTTCCGGACGTGATCCTTCTTGATATTATGATGCCTAATCTTGATGGGTACAGTACCCTAGACCTCATTAAACAGGATGAAAAACTGAAAGACACCAAAGTGATTTTTCTAAGTGCCAAAAACAATCCAAGAGATATTGAAAGAGGACTGGAAATGGGCGCTGATGCTTACGTAACTAAGCCCTATTCGATTAAAAAACTGATGCAGCAGATTGAGGAAATGTTTTAA
- a CDS encoding argininosuccinate synthase: MKKKVILAFSGGLDTSYCAKYLSETLGYDVYAVTVNTGGFSKEEEKELERKALNLGVKEYRCVDAQEDYYNSCVKYLIFGNVLKNNTYPLSVSAERTIQAQEIAKYAIEVKADAIAHGSTGAGNDQVRFDLIFQVMCPNIEIITPIRDMALSREEEIEFLKGHGYEMEFQKAQYSVNKGLWGTSVGGKETLTSRNYLPEEAFPSQIKETKPSELEIEFKSGEVVAVNGESFEHSVYAIQKIETLASAYGIGRDIHVGDTIVGIKGRVGFEAAAASVIIKAHHLLEKHTLSKYQQMMKSQLSDWYGNWLHEALFLDPVMRNIESFLVDSQKTVSGKVFVTLHPYRFILNGIESDHDLMSDKFGSYGEANRAWTGDDVKGYTKIVSNSLNIYHQINQNIN; encoded by the coding sequence ATGAAAAAGAAAGTCATCTTAGCGTTTAGCGGAGGTTTAGATACTTCCTACTGTGCTAAATATCTTAGTGAAACACTAGGATATGATGTATATGCAGTTACTGTAAATACCGGAGGTTTTTCAAAAGAAGAGGAAAAAGAATTGGAAAGAAAAGCTTTAAACCTTGGAGTAAAAGAATACAGGTGTGTAGACGCTCAGGAAGATTATTATAATTCATGTGTGAAATATTTGATTTTCGGGAATGTACTGAAAAATAATACGTATCCTCTTTCTGTAAGTGCTGAACGTACTATTCAGGCGCAGGAAATTGCAAAATATGCGATTGAAGTAAAAGCAGATGCTATTGCTCACGGAAGTACAGGAGCTGGAAACGATCAGGTTCGTTTTGACTTGATTTTCCAGGTGATGTGTCCGAATATTGAAATCATTACACCAATTCGCGATATGGCTTTATCTCGTGAAGAAGAAATTGAGTTTTTGAAAGGACACGGTTATGAAATGGAATTCCAGAAAGCTCAATATTCTGTCAATAAAGGACTTTGGGGAACATCAGTAGGAGGAAAGGAAACTTTAACTTCAAGAAATTATCTTCCGGAAGAAGCTTTTCCGTCTCAAATCAAAGAAACTAAGCCTTCAGAACTGGAGATCGAGTTTAAAAGCGGAGAAGTAGTAGCAGTAAACGGAGAAAGCTTTGAACATTCAGTATATGCTATTCAAAAAATAGAAACATTGGCTTCAGCATATGGAATCGGTCGTGATATTCACGTTGGTGATACGATTGTAGGGATTAAAGGACGAGTAGGATTTGAAGCTGCTGCAGCATCGGTAATCATCAAAGCCCATCATTTATTAGAAAAGCATACCCTTTCAAAATATCAGCAAATGATGAAATCCCAGTTGTCAGATTGGTATGGAAACTGGCTTCACGAGGCACTTTTCTTAGATCCTGTGATGAGAAATATTGAGTCTTTCTTAGTGGATTCTCAGAAAACAGTAAGTGGAAAAGTATTTGTCACCCTTCATCCTTACAGATTTATTCTTAATGGAATTGAATCTGATCATGATCTGATGTCTGATAAATTCGGAAGTTATGGAGAAGCTAACAGAGCATGGACCGGAGATGATGTGAAAGGTTATACAAAGATTGTAAGTAATTCTTTAAATATATACCACCAGATTAACCAAAATATCAACTAG
- the argC gene encoding N-acetyl-gamma-glutamyl-phosphate reductase gives MKKTVGIIGANGYTGSELIRLLAFHPHVTLSFLYSRSNSGTRISDLYPDLTTVCEMVLTDKPEDVDILFLCLPHKESQNWLTQNPVKDETLVIDLGNDFRLEGNFGNRDFIYGLPEINKKQLAGAKSIANPGCFATAIQLALLPLAEKGALSEVFTTGITGSTGAGQSLQATTHFTWRNDNVSAYKTLAHQHVDEILQQLVLFNNKEINLNFVPWRGDFARGIFTSSTMKTDWELEEIEQWYQDFYAEEPFVTVSSRAIDLKQVVNTNRCVIQIEKSGNVVVIHSAIDNLLKGASGQAVQNMNLAMNWEENAGLNLKPIAF, from the coding sequence ATGAAGAAAACAGTAGGAATCATTGGTGCCAACGGTTATACAGGAAGTGAGCTGATACGCTTACTGGCTTTTCATCCCCATGTGACATTGAGTTTTTTATATAGTCGTTCGAATTCGGGAACAAGAATTTCGGATCTGTACCCGGATTTAACGACAGTTTGTGAAATGGTTTTGACAGATAAACCTGAAGACGTAGATATTCTTTTTCTGTGCCTTCCCCATAAAGAAAGTCAAAACTGGCTAACTCAAAATCCTGTTAAAGATGAAACGTTGGTTATAGATCTTGGAAATGATTTCCGTTTAGAAGGAAATTTCGGAAACAGAGATTTTATCTACGGATTACCGGAAATCAATAAAAAACAACTGGCAGGTGCAAAAAGTATTGCGAACCCGGGATGTTTTGCAACAGCCATTCAATTGGCCTTATTGCCATTAGCAGAAAAAGGAGCATTAAGTGAAGTTTTTACCACAGGGATTACAGGTTCTACAGGAGCCGGACAGTCTTTGCAGGCTACCACTCATTTTACCTGGAGAAATGATAATGTCTCAGCATATAAAACATTAGCTCATCAGCATGTAGATGAGATTTTGCAGCAGCTGGTTTTATTTAATAATAAAGAAATAAACCTGAATTTTGTTCCATGGAGAGGAGATTTTGCAAGAGGAATTTTTACAAGTTCCACCATGAAGACTGATTGGGAGCTGGAGGAAATAGAACAATGGTATCAGGATTTTTATGCAGAGGAGCCTTTCGTTACAGTCAGTAGCAGGGCAATTGATTTAAAGCAGGTTGTCAATACCAATCGCTGTGTGATTCAGATTGAAAAGAGTGGAAATGTTGTCGTTATTCACTCAGCGATTGACAATTTGTTAAAAGGTGCTTCAGGACAGGCCGTTCAGAATATGAATCTGGCGATGAACTGGGAAGAAAATGCAGGATTGAACCTGAAACCGATAGCATTCTAA
- a CDS encoding ATP-binding protein: protein MMSSFALFFVVLFYLALLFLVAYLAEKKRSKIWINNPYIYALSLAVYCTAWTYYGSIGVAATSGLNYLPIYIGPIMIIPAWIYINTRIVRISRVNKISSLADFISLRYGNSRSLSAIITIVCLLAIVPYIGLQIKAISETFHLVTETPMSKDILTDNATFVVVLIALFSSYYGTRYVDASEKRLGIISAIALESFLKLFFIIILGLFVIYYAFDGFSDIYEKASKFEDFKEKNTFNGIEGALNWMILCMISATAICILPRQFHTAIVENRQEKHIRTAIWFFPLYLLIFTVFIFPIAWGGRLIFDGQKVNPEFYSILIPQHFDNTLITVLVFLGGLSSCISMIIISAITLSIMLSNNLIIPYGLLGKLKSESEEKNTRSITNIRKFSIFALIIMAFAFYKYFILKTSLDSVGLISFVVIAQLAPAFFGALFWRRGSYKGVVTGLLAGLVICYFGLIIPQYYFSYNQEFKGVIRDMYDAFGFFTIPYLGRIPQIFFWSMLVNISLFTIISVSSKGNYRERNFAELYVDIDKYIQNHENAFIWRGTAYISDIQNILERFLGKNKTEQALRIFNLKYNIDSKTETADSRFIKFSENLLAGRIGTASAKILIEGVTKEDKISLKEVLNILEESKENISLNKKLTEQSEELQKLSDDLRTANESLIVKDRQKDDFLDSVAHELRTPITAIRSAGEILADDDDIPFDIKQEFLNNIVTESDRLSEIINDILYLDKLQHGEISLHIQENNIIETYKKALNPLLHLIQQKNIHLSEVNLLNHFIFEYDEARMIQLFQNIWGNALKFTEEQGTIQTKLLKKDNQLTITIFNTGKHIPEEDLEMIFDKFYQSKNQNILKPTGSGLGLAISKKIVQAHGGSIKAENSGLGVTFTISIPEN, encoded by the coding sequence ATGATGAGTAGTTTTGCGTTGTTTTTTGTCGTTCTGTTTTACCTCGCTCTTCTTTTCTTAGTTGCTTATCTGGCAGAGAAGAAAAGGAGTAAGATATGGATCAACAATCCTTACATCTACGCTTTGTCTCTTGCAGTATATTGTACCGCCTGGACGTATTATGGAAGTATTGGTGTGGCAGCTACAAGCGGATTAAACTACCTGCCGATTTACATTGGCCCTATTATGATTATTCCGGCATGGATCTATATCAATACCCGGATTGTAAGGATTTCAAGGGTTAATAAAATAAGCAGTCTTGCTGATTTTATTTCTTTGAGATATGGTAACAGCAGAAGTCTGAGTGCTATCATTACCATAGTCTGTCTTCTGGCAATCGTACCATATATTGGACTGCAAATCAAAGCCATTTCGGAAACCTTCCACTTAGTGACGGAAACTCCGATGTCCAAAGATATTCTGACCGATAATGCAACTTTTGTGGTGGTTTTAATTGCCTTATTTTCCTCTTATTACGGAACCCGATATGTGGACGCCTCTGAAAAACGTCTGGGAATTATTTCTGCCATTGCTCTGGAAAGCTTTTTAAAACTGTTCTTTATTATTATTCTCGGACTTTTTGTGATTTATTATGCCTTCGATGGATTCTCAGATATTTATGAGAAAGCCAGTAAGTTTGAAGATTTTAAAGAAAAAAACACATTCAACGGGATTGAAGGTGCTCTGAATTGGATGATTTTATGTATGATTTCCGCTACGGCGATCTGCATTTTACCCAGACAGTTCCACACCGCAATTGTTGAGAACAGACAGGAGAAGCACATCAGAACAGCCATCTGGTTTTTCCCGCTTTATCTTTTGATTTTTACTGTTTTTATTTTCCCGATTGCCTGGGGAGGAAGGTTGATTTTTGACGGACAGAAAGTAAATCCTGAGTTCTACTCTATTCTGATCCCACAGCATTTTGATAATACCTTAATCACAGTGCTTGTTTTTCTTGGTGGATTGAGCTCATGCATTTCCATGATCATTATCTCTGCCATCACTCTCTCGATTATGCTTTCCAACAACCTCATCATTCCATATGGATTGCTTGGAAAATTGAAATCTGAAAGTGAAGAAAAAAATACAAGAAGTATTACCAATATCAGAAAATTCAGCATTTTTGCACTGATTATTATGGCCTTTGCCTTCTATAAGTATTTCATTCTGAAAACCTCACTGGATTCTGTAGGATTGATTTCATTTGTGGTGATTGCACAACTTGCTCCTGCATTTTTCGGAGCCTTATTCTGGAGAAGAGGAAGTTACAAAGGTGTTGTTACAGGACTTTTAGCCGGATTAGTGATCTGTTATTTCGGGCTGATTATTCCGCAGTATTATTTTTCGTACAACCAGGAGTTCAAAGGGGTAATCAGGGATATGTATGACGCTTTCGGCTTTTTCACCATTCCTTATCTGGGAAGAATTCCGCAAATCTTTTTCTGGTCGATGCTCGTAAATATAAGCCTGTTTACCATTATTTCCGTAAGCTCTAAAGGAAACTACCGTGAAAGAAACTTTGCAGAACTTTATGTAGATATAGACAAGTATATTCAAAATCATGAAAATGCTTTTATCTGGCGTGGAACAGCCTATATTTCAGACATACAGAATATTCTTGAACGTTTTTTAGGCAAAAATAAAACAGAGCAGGCACTCCGAATTTTTAATTTAAAATATAACATAGATTCCAAAACGGAAACAGCTGACTCAAGATTTATCAAATTCTCAGAAAATCTTTTAGCAGGAAGAATTGGTACGGCTTCAGCAAAAATATTGATCGAAGGGGTAACCAAAGAAGATAAAATATCTTTAAAAGAGGTTTTAAACATCCTTGAAGAATCAAAAGAAAACATCAGTTTAAATAAAAAACTTACCGAGCAATCTGAGGAACTGCAGAAACTTTCGGATGATCTACGAACCGCCAACGAAAGTCTGATTGTCAAAGACCGTCAAAAAGACGACTTTCTGGACTCTGTCGCCCACGAATTGAGAACTCCCATCACCGCCATTCGCTCTGCCGGAGAAATTTTAGCCGATGATGACGATATTCCTTTTGACATCAAACAGGAATTTTTAAACAACATCGTTACAGAATCTGACAGATTGAGTGAAATCATCAACGATATTCTTTATCTGGACAAATTACAGCATGGTGAAATCTCATTACATATTCAGGAAAATAATATTATTGAAACTTATAAAAAAGCACTAAATCCACTTCTACACCTGATACAGCAGAAAAATATTCATTTAAGTGAAGTTAATCTCCTGAATCATTTTATATTTGAATATGATGAAGCGAGAATGATTCAGCTGTTTCAGAATATCTGGGGAAATGCTTTAAAATTCACAGAAGAACAGGGAACAATCCAGACCAAATTATTAAAAAAAGACAATCAGCTCACCATCACCATATTCAATACCGGAAAACACATTCCGGAAGAGGATCTGGAAATGATTTTTGACAAGTTTTATCAGTCGAAAAACCAAAATATTTTAAAGCCTACAGGAAGCGGACTGGGACTGGCCATTTCCAAAAAAATTGTACAGGCACACGGAGGAAGTATAAAAGCAGAAAACAGCGGACTGGGCGTAACTTTCACCATAAGCATTCCCGAAAACTAA
- a CDS encoding GNAT family N-acetyltransferase, whose amino-acid sequence MDITIKAIPIPSEDKRVIDLIHRLNTSLITVSGESGSKSANLDDFTQEKALFLIAVSDEKAIACGGFRPLSPEICEVKRMFSLEKNMGLGGKILSALEIAAKQFDYKYIYLETRKKNDNAVKFYLKKGYKVIENYGIYTGREEAVCFSKELR is encoded by the coding sequence ATGGACATCACAATTAAAGCAATTCCCATCCCCTCCGAAGATAAAAGGGTTATTGATCTAATCCACAGATTAAATACTTCTCTTATTACAGTCTCTGGTGAGAGTGGAAGCAAAAGCGCAAACCTTGACGACTTTACTCAGGAGAAAGCTTTGTTTTTAATTGCTGTAAGTGATGAAAAAGCTATTGCCTGCGGAGGTTTTCGCCCTCTCTCACCGGAGATATGTGAAGTTAAACGCATGTTTTCTCTGGAAAAAAACATGGGACTAGGCGGAAAGATTCTCTCAGCATTAGAAATAGCAGCAAAACAATTTGACTACAAATACATTTACCTGGAAACCCGTAAAAAAAATGATAATGCAGTGAAGTTTTATCTGAAAAAGGGATATAAGGTTATTGAAAATTATGGAATTTACACCGGACGTGAAGAAGCAGTATGCTTCAGTAAAGAACTAAGATAA
- a CDS encoding GNAT family N-acetyltransferase, which translates to MEIEISSCEHLMYVSEIQQEMYDSAQRRGTGIAKRSIEYLSKKISEGNAVIATENGEWVGFCYIETWSHGKFVANSGLIVSPKFRNGGVATQIKQRVFQLSRDKYPDAKVFGLTTGLAVMKINSDLGYKPVIYSELTQDEEFWNGCKNCVNYEILMMKERKNCLCTAMLFVPENDKKKDEVVRNLPETKYNEMSQTDFGYSAQNSVGEFHSIINKIKRSPDEKESHLSV; encoded by the coding sequence ATGGAAATAGAAATTTCCTCATGCGAACATCTAATGTATGTGAGTGAAATACAGCAGGAAATGTACGATTCTGCACAGCGCAGAGGAACGGGAATCGCAAAACGTTCCATAGAATATTTGAGTAAGAAGATTTCAGAAGGCAATGCTGTGATAGCTACTGAAAACGGTGAATGGGTAGGTTTCTGTTATATAGAGACCTGGTCACATGGGAAGTTTGTGGCCAATTCGGGACTGATTGTGTCACCGAAATTCAGGAACGGGGGAGTAGCAACTCAGATCAAGCAGAGAGTTTTCCAATTATCTAGAGATAAATATCCGGATGCGAAAGTATTTGGACTAACAACAGGTTTGGCAGTGATGAAAATCAATAGCGATTTAGGCTATAAACCGGTTATCTATTCTGAACTGACTCAGGATGAGGAATTCTGGAACGGCTGCAAGAACTGTGTGAATTATGAGATTTTAATGATGAAGGAACGCAAAAACTGTCTGTGTACAGCCATGTTATTTGTTCCTGAAAACGATAAAAAAAAAGATGAGGTAGTGCGTAATCTGCCTGAAACTAAATATAATGAAATGAGCCAAACCGATTTTGGGTATTCTGCACAAAATTCCGTTGGTGAGTTCCATTCGATAATTAATAAAATTAAAAGAAGTCCAGATGAAAAAGAAAGTCATCTTAGCGTTTAG
- a CDS encoding helix-turn-helix domain-containing protein, giving the protein MENTCPKCNSTKVVKSGIINEKQRFHCKDCKYYFTVKKLGKQIDDYYVTKALQLYLEGLSYREIERIIGVSHVTISSWIKKYNITRPPHSEFHPVYKILKQNELIEYIAQEENIKNSGIIITQFADKYMLIKWERFKK; this is encoded by the coding sequence ATGGAAAATACGTGTCCTAAATGCAACAGTACCAAAGTAGTAAAAAGCGGCATTATCAATGAAAAACAACGCTTCCACTGTAAAGACTGCAAATATTATTTCACCGTTAAAAAACTGGGAAAACAGATTGATGATTATTATGTCACCAAGGCACTTCAGCTGTATCTGGAAGGACTCAGCTACCGCGAAATTGAAAGGATTATCGGAGTTTCGCACGTTACGATAAGCTCTTGGATTAAAAAATACAATATTACAAGACCTCCCCACTCCGAATTCCATCCTGTTTATAAAATATTAAAGCAGAACGAGCTCATTGAGTATATTGCTCAGGAAGAAAACATTAAAAATTCGGGGATTATTATTACTCAGTTTGCTGATAAGTATATGTTGATCAAGTGGGAAAGATTTAAGAAATAA
- a CDS encoding MFS transporter has product MSENHHESYENMTDRQKNRTIWSVITASSLGTLIEWYDFYIFGSLAIVLATKFFPADNPTAAFLSTLATFAAGFVVRPFGALFFGRLGDIIGRKYTFLVTLLIMGFSTFLIGCIPSYKTIGFMAPVLVLILRLLQGLALGGEYGGAATYVAEYAQPHRRGYWTSWIQTTATAGLFISLIVILITKSTLSAEEFDNWGWRVPFWISILMVAVSYIIRKNMKESPLFAKAKSEGKTSKNPLKESFGNKYNFKFVLLALFGAAMGQGVIWYTGQFYAMSFLQKVMNVESAQVDSLMATALFLGTPFFVFFGWLSDKIGRKAVMMTGMLVAILAYRPIYDSMFKSVNLENKTIAANGITEKRTAKIHSDIATDSLVTFHKETLYTDGTLIKKDSIVHWSPAGAVMKDGKPEEAKVSQSLKLSDNTKWYLVFLVFIQVIFVTMVYGPIAAFLVEMFPVRIRYTSMSLPYHIGNGVFGGLLPAVATYLVTTGKEAGHATWYLEGLWYPIGVAAVCLIIGLFYLKNKNNNLHD; this is encoded by the coding sequence ATGAGCGAAAATCATCACGAAAGCTACGAAAATATGACTGACAGGCAGAAAAACCGCACCATCTGGAGCGTGATCACCGCGTCATCACTCGGAACACTGATAGAATGGTATGACTTCTACATCTTCGGAAGTTTAGCTATAGTTTTAGCAACCAAATTTTTCCCTGCTGATAATCCTACCGCTGCATTTTTATCCACCCTGGCCACATTTGCTGCCGGATTTGTTGTAAGACCTTTCGGAGCTTTATTTTTCGGAAGATTGGGAGATATCATCGGAAGAAAATACACTTTCCTTGTTACTTTACTGATCATGGGATTTTCTACTTTCCTGATCGGGTGTATTCCAAGTTATAAAACCATTGGATTTATGGCCCCGGTTTTAGTTTTAATTTTAAGATTGCTTCAGGGTCTTGCTCTGGGAGGCGAATACGGAGGCGCTGCTACTTATGTTGCAGAATATGCACAGCCTCACCGAAGAGGTTACTGGACTTCATGGATTCAGACTACCGCAACAGCCGGACTTTTCATTTCACTGATCGTTATTCTAATCACAAAATCAACCCTTTCTGCAGAAGAATTTGACAATTGGGGATGGAGAGTCCCTTTCTGGATTTCCATTTTAATGGTAGCCGTTTCTTATATCATCAGAAAAAACATGAAAGAATCTCCACTTTTTGCTAAGGCTAAAAGCGAGGGAAAAACATCCAAAAATCCTTTAAAAGAAAGCTTTGGAAATAAATACAATTTCAAGTTTGTGTTATTGGCCTTATTCGGAGCTGCAATGGGACAAGGGGTAATCTGGTATACGGGTCAGTTCTACGCTATGAGTTTCCTGCAAAAGGTAATGAACGTAGAGTCTGCACAGGTGGATTCATTGATGGCTACCGCTTTATTTTTAGGAACTCCATTCTTTGTATTCTTCGGATGGCTGTCTGATAAAATAGGGCGAAAAGCTGTAATGATGACCGGAATGCTGGTTGCTATTTTAGCTTACAGACCTATTTACGACAGTATGTTCAAAAGTGTAAACCTTGAAAATAAAACGATTGCAGCGAATGGAATTACAGAAAAAAGAACTGCAAAAATCCATAGTGATATTGCGACAGACAGTCTGGTCACTTTTCACAAAGAAACTCTTTATACAGACGGAACTTTAATCAAAAAAGACAGTATCGTGCACTGGTCACCTGCTGGAGCTGTTATGAAAGACGGCAAACCGGAAGAAGCCAAAGTTTCTCAAAGTTTAAAGTTAAGTGATAATACCAAGTGGTATCTGGTCTTTCTTGTATTCATCCAGGTGATATTTGTAACCATGGTATATGGACCTATCGCAGCTTTCCTTGTTGAAATGTTCCCTGTGAGAATTCGTTATACCTCAATGTCATTACCTTATCACATCGGAAACGGAGTATTCGGAGGACTTCTTCCGGCAGTAGCAACTTATCTGGTAACCACCGGAAAAGAAGCGGGACATGCGACATGGTATCTGGAAGGACTTTGGTATCCAATTGGAGTTGCCGCAGTATGTTTGATCATCGGATTATTTTATCTTAAAAATAAGAACAATAATCTTCACGATTAG